Proteins encoded together in one Amphritea japonica ATCC BAA-1530 window:
- the rsxB gene encoding electron transport complex subunit RsxB → MSAVLIAVLVLLGLGLIFGILLGYSSIRFKVEGNPLVDQVDSLLPQTQCGQCGHPGCRPYAESIVNSDEPINKCPPGGQSTIEALADLLDVEAVPLDAEHGEEQVKTVAYIREDECIGCTKCIQACPVDAILGAAKQMHTVIESECTGCDLCVEPCPVDCIDMLPIAPTLNSWQWPAPKPGIELIATDRHPGIALEAEG, encoded by the coding sequence GTGAGCGCTGTATTAATTGCCGTTCTGGTATTGTTAGGACTGGGCCTGATATTCGGTATCTTGCTGGGCTATTCCTCAATCCGCTTCAAGGTTGAAGGCAACCCTCTGGTCGATCAGGTCGATTCATTGTTACCACAAACCCAGTGCGGACAATGTGGCCATCCCGGCTGTCGCCCCTATGCGGAGTCCATCGTCAATAGCGACGAGCCGATCAATAAGTGCCCTCCAGGCGGCCAAAGCACGATCGAAGCACTGGCTGATCTTCTCGATGTAGAAGCGGTTCCGCTGGATGCTGAGCATGGCGAAGAACAGGTTAAAACCGTCGCTTATATCCGCGAAGATGAATGTATCGGCTGTACCAAATGTATCCAGGCGTGTCCTGTCGATGCCATTTTAGGTGCGGCTAAACAGATGCACACTGTAATAGAATCTGAATGTACAGGTTGTGACCTTTGTGTCGAACCCTGCCCCGTAGACTGTATTGATATGCTTCCAATAGCCCCCACCCTCAATAGCTGGCAGTGGCCAGCCCCCAAACCCGGTATAGAGCTGATCGCTACCGACCGCCACCCGGGTATCGCATTGGAGGCTGAAGGATGA
- the rsxA gene encoding electron transport complex subunit RsxA, producing the protein MTEYLLIIISTVLVNNFVLVQFLGLCPFMGVSNKLETAMGMSLATTFVLTLSSVCSYLVYTYLLAPLEITFLKTISFILVIAVVVQFTEMVVRKTSPLLYKLLGIFLPLITTNCAVLGVALLNIKKMNGFVDSIVYGFGAAVGFSLALILFSAMRERIAVADVPVPFQGSAIGMVTAGLMSLAFLGFTGLVQF; encoded by the coding sequence ATGACTGAATATCTGCTAATTATTATCAGCACCGTTTTGGTGAACAACTTCGTACTGGTTCAGTTTCTGGGACTCTGCCCCTTCATGGGCGTGTCTAACAAACTCGAAACTGCGATGGGAATGTCACTCGCCACAACCTTTGTGCTGACGCTTTCCTCAGTCTGCAGCTATCTCGTTTATACCTATCTGTTAGCACCGTTGGAAATCACCTTCCTGAAAACAATCTCTTTCATTTTGGTGATTGCGGTCGTCGTTCAGTTTACCGAGATGGTGGTGCGTAAAACCAGCCCCCTGCTGTATAAACTGCTGGGCATATTTCTTCCCTTGATTACTACCAACTGCGCAGTACTGGGTGTAGCGCTGTTGAATATCAAAAAGATGAACGGTTTTGTCGATTCCATCGTCTATGGCTTTGGTGCAGCAGTCGGTTTTTCACTGGCACTGATACTTTTTTCCGCCATGCGAGAAAGAATCGCAGTGGCCGATGTACCAGTACCCTTTCAAGGGTCTGCAATTGGGATGGTCACCGCTGGCCTGATGTCACTCGCCTTTCTTGGCTTCACCGGCCTGGTTCAGTTTTAA
- the rsxC gene encoding electron transport complex subunit RsxC yields MKNTVRVHSFHGGIHPPENKKQSTGAPITLAPIPSQIVLPLQQHIGLPADPVVKVGERVLKGQLVAEAIGRISANIHASTSGIVTAIESHPVPHMSGMPANCLIIEADGQDEWIEHQGLEDYTQLPKPELIEYIRQAGVAGMGGAGFPTDVKLHLGDDHIVNTLIINAAECEPYITADDMLMRERADQILGGIEIIAHLLKPLHIMVGIEDNKPQAIRALHTALDNSPLNLDIVITPTKYPSGGEKQLIKLLTGIEVPSGKIPADVGIVCQNIGTTTAIFKAVTYGEPLISRIVTVTGQAAGHKQNYEVRIGTRFTDLLDHSEVDREQMSRLIVGGPMMGITVEDEQIPVIKTTNCLIAGSAQEMPAQPPAQACIRCGMCEQVCPVELLPQQLHWFAKGREFDKARNHNLFDCIECGACSYVCPSNIPLVQYYRFAKAEIRKEDAEQRKADHARIRFEARLERLEREKIEKEERRKQRAADAARAQAAKKDAALMPKPATAANAESSEPDLKQLKSNAAIARTKLRKAEKALANAQEKEQEGVATLQATVQQLQEKSNQAEQAYQQAQSAPAKTPEAALASAPGISLKDLKNNAAIARTKLKKAEKQLANAEATGEGDVTALKAQVEELQARTNQATAAFESAESGDSNAPSAVTVDTTELEADISAMQAKIDKGETAWKKAVESNSPAADKMAAGVDKLKDKLKALQDELSAAKNTATKTSAATAIDTTELEADIASLQAKVNKGEAAWKKAVESNSPAADKMAVGVDKLKDKLKALQDELSAAKHTATKTSATAAIDTAELEADIASLQAKVNKGETAWKKAVESNSPAADKMAAGVDKLKEKLKALRDELASARPAPESGTSPVDMKALKQQVSIMRTKLKKAEKQLAELSDDEKESPLASELVTEINQLQQRHDAAKVTYDSAEKVLIESAAQEGIDLKQLKIDAALARAAVTKVERALTKAEDESKHSLEEELLTARAQAEQLNATLERFSE; encoded by the coding sequence ATGAAGAATACTGTACGTGTACATAGTTTCCACGGTGGCATACACCCACCGGAGAACAAAAAACAATCAACCGGCGCGCCAATCACTTTAGCGCCGATACCCTCGCAAATCGTGCTGCCACTGCAACAACATATCGGTTTGCCTGCAGATCCCGTGGTTAAGGTAGGCGAGCGTGTTCTTAAAGGACAGCTGGTTGCCGAAGCGATCGGTCGCATAAGCGCCAATATTCATGCATCCACATCCGGTATCGTCACAGCTATTGAATCGCATCCGGTACCGCATATGTCTGGCATGCCAGCCAACTGTCTGATTATCGAGGCGGATGGCCAGGACGAGTGGATCGAACATCAGGGACTGGAAGACTATACCCAGCTACCTAAGCCAGAACTGATCGAGTATATCCGTCAGGCCGGGGTCGCTGGAATGGGCGGCGCGGGTTTTCCAACCGATGTAAAGCTCCACCTGGGTGATGATCATATCGTTAACACTCTTATCATCAATGCGGCCGAGTGCGAACCTTATATCACTGCCGATGATATGTTGATGCGGGAGCGCGCTGACCAGATATTGGGTGGGATTGAAATCATCGCCCATCTGCTCAAACCTCTGCATATTATGGTCGGTATTGAGGACAATAAACCTCAGGCTATTCGTGCCCTGCATACGGCCTTAGACAATAGCCCTCTGAATCTTGATATCGTTATCACCCCAACCAAATACCCATCCGGTGGTGAAAAACAGTTAATCAAACTACTCACTGGCATTGAAGTTCCCAGTGGCAAGATCCCTGCAGATGTAGGTATCGTCTGCCAGAACATCGGCACCACTACCGCTATCTTTAAAGCAGTTACTTATGGCGAGCCGCTGATATCCAGAATCGTCACCGTGACCGGACAAGCCGCTGGCCATAAACAGAACTACGAAGTCAGAATAGGCACCCGTTTTACTGACCTTCTAGACCACTCGGAAGTTGACCGGGAGCAGATGTCTCGTTTGATCGTTGGGGGACCGATGATGGGCATCACGGTCGAAGATGAGCAGATACCGGTCATTAAAACCACCAACTGCCTGATTGCCGGCAGTGCTCAGGAAATGCCTGCACAACCACCGGCGCAAGCCTGCATTCGGTGCGGCATGTGCGAGCAAGTCTGCCCAGTCGAACTTCTGCCACAGCAGCTGCACTGGTTTGCTAAAGGTCGTGAATTCGATAAAGCCCGCAACCACAATCTGTTTGATTGTATAGAGTGTGGCGCATGCTCCTATGTCTGTCCCAGCAACATTCCATTAGTACAGTATTACCGCTTCGCCAAGGCAGAAATTCGCAAAGAAGATGCTGAACAACGTAAGGCTGACCATGCGCGCATCCGTTTTGAAGCTCGTCTTGAACGCCTTGAACGTGAAAAAATTGAGAAGGAAGAACGTCGCAAACAGCGCGCCGCTGATGCTGCCAGAGCACAGGCCGCGAAAAAAGATGCGGCACTGATGCCCAAACCCGCTACAGCTGCTAATGCCGAATCCTCTGAACCGGATCTGAAACAACTAAAAAGTAACGCAGCGATTGCCCGCACAAAGTTGAGAAAAGCAGAAAAAGCATTGGCTAATGCTCAGGAAAAAGAGCAAGAAGGTGTAGCAACCCTTCAGGCTACAGTGCAACAATTGCAAGAAAAATCAAACCAGGCTGAACAAGCTTATCAACAGGCTCAGAGCGCTCCTGCCAAAACACCTGAAGCAGCGCTTGCCAGTGCCCCTGGCATCAGCTTAAAAGACCTGAAGAATAACGCTGCCATTGCACGTACAAAACTAAAGAAAGCAGAAAAACAACTGGCGAATGCTGAAGCGACTGGCGAAGGCGATGTTACCGCTCTCAAGGCTCAGGTGGAAGAACTACAAGCGCGTACCAACCAAGCAACAGCGGCCTTCGAAAGCGCAGAATCTGGCGACTCAAACGCCCCCTCTGCGGTTACGGTTGATACTACCGAACTTGAAGCTGATATCAGCGCGATGCAAGCCAAGATCGACAAAGGCGAAACTGCCTGGAAAAAAGCTGTTGAGTCCAACAGCCCCGCTGCCGATAAAATGGCCGCTGGTGTCGACAAGCTAAAAGATAAGCTTAAAGCACTGCAAGATGAACTAAGCGCTGCAAAAAACACCGCTACCAAAACAAGTGCTGCGACAGCAATCGATACCACTGAATTGGAAGCGGATATCGCCTCCTTACAAGCCAAGGTCAATAAAGGCGAAGCCGCCTGGAAAAAAGCGGTTGAGTCCAACAGCCCCGCTGCCGATAAAATGGCGGTTGGTGTCGACAAGCTAAAAGATAAGCTTAAAGCACTCCAAGATGAACTAAGCGCTGCAAAACACACCGCTACCAAAACTAGCGCTACGGCAGCAATCGATACCGCTGAATTGGAAGCGGATATCGCCTCCTTACAAGCCAAGGTCAATAAAGGCGAAACCGCCTGGAAAAAAGCGGTTGAGTCCAATAGCCCCGCTGCCGACAAAATGGCTGCCGGTGTCGACAAGCTAAAAGAGAAACTTAAAGCACTGCGCGATGAACTGGCATCCGCCAGACCTGCACCTGAATCCGGCACCAGTCCCGTTGATATGAAGGCGTTAAAGCAGCAAGTATCTATCATGCGCACTAAACTGAAAAAAGCGGAAAAGCAGCTTGCAGAGCTATCTGATGATGAAAAAGAATCACCCCTGGCTTCTGAATTGGTGACAGAAATAAACCAGCTTCAGCAACGCCATGATGCTGCTAAAGTAACCTATGATTCAGCAGAAAAGGTACTGATCGAGTCCGCAGCTCAAGAAGGAATTGATCTGAAGCAACTTAAAATTGATGCGGCATTAGCCAGAGCAGCTGTCACCAAAGTAGAACGCGCTCTGACTAAAGCGGAAGACGAGAGCAAGCACTCACTGGAAGAAGAGCTTCTAACAGCCCGGGCACAGGCTGAACAACTCAATGCCACACTGGAACGCTTTTCCGAATAA